Within the Anaerolineae bacterium genome, the region CCTGGGCCGAGGCTCCTGGGAATCCACCACCTCCTATAGCCGTGAGTTGGTGGTCCGGTCGCCCGCGGTGGTGACAGTGATGAACGAAGTAGGTCGGGTGAACGTGCGCGGCGGCACGGGCGACGGCGTCAGCGTCCGGGCGGAAGCCAGGGCGCGGGCTTCCACCCAGGAGGCGGCCAATCGGCTCCTGGAAGAGGTGCTGTTCGATGCCTCCGCGAGCGGCAACCAAGCCGAGATTCGCGTAGACGTGCCCAGCAGCCTGGTGAACCAGTCCCTGAGCGTGACCCTGGACATTACGGTGCCCCGTTCCTCTAGCCTGAACGTGCGCTCCAACGTGGGCGAGATCCGTATCGAAGGCGTGGAGGGTGTGGTCACGGTGACCGGCGACGTGGGTGACATCGTCCTGCACGACGTAGCTCTCACTGGCGACAGCGAGATCCGCTCTGGCGTGGGCGACGTGACCTTCGACGGGCAGCTGCCTGAATCGGGGCAGGTGAGTGTCAACTCAAACGTGGGCTCGATCCGGATCGTCTTGCCCAGAGGCAGCCAGTTCCTCTTGGATGCCTCCACCAACGTGGGCGAGATAGACGTGGCCTTTGACGTGCAGGACCGCGAGACCGGCGGCGAGCGGATAGTCCGGCGGGAGCTACGCGGACGGGTGGGTGCCGACCCACAGGTGACCCTGATGGTGCGCTCTGGCACCGGCGGAATCGAGATCGAGGGCCGCTAGCCGGCGGGAAGGGGATGCTGATGACGCTGATCTACGCTGAGCTTCTCCGATCGGCGTGAATCAGCGTCATCCACGGGCACGTCGGTGTCCGCAACGTTCTGTCGTGTCCCTACTGCAGGGCCTCCCGGGGCGGGGCGTAGCTGGGACGAAGCGAGAGCGACCGCTCGAACGCCTGGCGGGCGGCGTCGGCCTGCCCCAGTGCCCGGAGGGCCATCCCTCTCCAGTACCAGACCTCCTCCACCTGATTGGTCTGTCGCATCACCTGGTCCGTCAGGGCGATCACCTTGTCGTAGGCGCCCACGTGGTAGTAGGCCTCCATGGGGCCGACCTGGTACCATAGCATTCGGCGCGGCCACCCTATGGCCTCCGCCCGGCGGTAGGCTTCGACCGCCTCCTCGTAGCGACCGAGGTGGGTGAGGTTGGTCCCCACGTTGAACCAGGCATACACATCGTCCGGATGGGCCTGAGCGTGCTCCTCGGCGCGGGCCAGGGCCGCCTCCCACATGGCCGGGGTGCCCGCTTCGGGCCCGAGGATGCCGTCCACCACCGGCTCCTGGTCGGCAGTGTAGACGACCACGAACGCCCGGTTGAATACCGTCCACATGGATTCCAGTTCGTCGTAGGGCAAAGCCAGGCCCAGGTACGGATTGGCCCCGCGCAGACCGACGGTGTCGTAGGAATCGAAGACGATGTAGTAACCCTGGGCGTCTTCGTAGCCGGTGAGCAGGCGATAGTGGCCCATGCCATCGTCGGGCTCGGGCTCGTGCCAGGTGGCGATGAGCACCGGGAGTCCATTGCTGAGGAGCAGTCGCAGGGTATCCCGATCTCCCTGGACGCCTACCACCGCTCTCAGGCCCTGAGAGATGGCGAAGGCCGCCAGTTCCTCGGGATCGGCGTTCTTGTCATCGTAGTTGGGCCGCAGGACGGCGGCGATGTCGCCCTGGCTGAGGCGGCTGCCGTAGTAGCTTAGGAGCATGGCCAGAGTGGCCGGCCCGCAGTTGTTCCAGGTCTGCCAGCTATGGGTGAAGCCAGTGAGCTCCACCGCCGGCGCGGCTGGCTGGTAGGCCGGCGTGGCCGTGGGAGTGGCGGTAGGGATGGGGGTGGCGGTGGCTGTCGCCGTCAGTGATATGGTCTCGGTAGCGGTGGGGCAGGCCAGCTTCTCCGCATCCGCGGTAGCGGTGGCGGGCGCCGGCTGCACGGCGGCAGCCTCCGTCTGGGGCCCACCGTTGGTGGCAGGCGGGAGCGCCGCCCCTGCCCTGAGAGCCATAATCGTGGACACTCCCGCCACCAGAATCACTGCTGATAGAGAGAAGGACAACCAGGCCAATCGTCTCACCACGACTCCCCTGGGCCGGCCGCGCCAGCCGCGTCTGAGTTCGCATTATATTGACATAAGGGCACGCTGGCGGCCAATCCTTGCCTTTCTGGCCGGCTTTGCTGATGGAAGGCCCGTCAGAGGGGGTGCGGCAGATGCCCGGCTCTTTCGATGGGGAGCGCCGATCGCGTGACGCCGCGGGTCGCATTCCCTGGCTGTTGAGGGTTGGCGCCTGAGTGGATGAGCGCGGGCGCCCGCACGCGCCTCAGTCCACCGAGACGATGGAGCGCTGCTGGCGGGCGAACGCGAGAGGGGGCCGGGGCAGGCGCAGAGCCAAGGCCTGCCGACTCTGGGCGGCGGCTATGCGGGCGCAGACCGCGAAGGCATCGCCCAGGGG harbors:
- a CDS encoding tetratricopeptide repeat protein; protein product: MRRLAWLSFSLSAVILVAGVSTIMALRAGAALPPATNGGPQTEAAAVQPAPATATADAEKLACPTATETISLTATATATPIPTATPTATPAYQPAAPAVELTGFTHSWQTWNNCGPATLAMLLSYYGSRLSQGDIAAVLRPNYDDKNADPEELAAFAISQGLRAVVGVQGDRDTLRLLLSNGLPVLIATWHEPEPDDGMGHYRLLTGYEDAQGYYIVFDSYDTVGLRGANPYLGLALPYDELESMWTVFNRAFVVVYTADQEPVVDGILGPEAGTPAMWEAALARAEEHAQAHPDDVYAWFNVGTNLTHLGRYEEAVEAYRRAEAIGWPRRMLWYQVGPMEAYYHVGAYDKVIALTDQVMRQTNQVEEVWYWRGMALRALGQADAARQAFERSLSLRPSYAPPREALQ
- a CDS encoding DUF4097 family beta strand repeat protein codes for the protein MKSSTLVILLVVLAVLLLCCCVAVALGAVAIYGGGGPTISSGWSILGRGSWESTTSYSRELVVRSPAVVTVMNEVGRVNVRGGTGDGVSVRAEARARASTQEAANRLLEEVLFDASASGNQAEIRVDVPSSLVNQSLSVTLDITVPRSSSLNVRSNVGEIRIEGVEGVVTVTGDVGDIVLHDVALTGDSEIRSGVGDVTFDGQLPESGQVSVNSNVGSIRIVLPRGSQFLLDASTNVGEIDVAFDVQDRETGGERIVRRELRGRVGADPQVTLMVRSGTGGIEIEGR